TGCTCAAGTAGAAGAATTAGTTGCTCAACCCAATGTTGTAAAAACCGCATTTAAGGCACCTGTTTTAAGCAAGTACACTGACATGGAAGAGTTACTTGCTCTCGATCCAATTCATGATGTAGATGAAATGGGTTGGCCTAATGCTCAAGTCGATACCGCCGCTTAGGCGATCGCCAGCTTTATCCAGTAGCCATCATGAATACTGACAAAATCCCGACGGCAGAGGTCTTAGCAAAAGCCAACCCGCCAGAGTTTTTCGACCAGATTTATGCGTCTTTTCAACAAGCAGCCGTCCATGTTGGAGAGACGGTTGAGCGTTTCTACAAACTGGCAGGCTTTACCATCCGGTTAAGGTTTGCAGGTCATGCTTTAGTCTCTCCATTAACCTCTGCGTTAGCCCATTTACCGCAATCAACAGAGAAGCCAGACCTGACAATCTGCATCTGGGATAGCACCTCTACGCAGACTCCGATTCCACCTCCACCATGGCAGGGAGGACAACTGCAACAACGTGGAGAAATTTTAGGATTCAATACCGATCGCTTTTTGACCGCTTTTCAGTGGGGGTCAAACGCGCTGAGTTTGCTGGATCTTCAGGAGAATTTGGGGATTTTCTGGGTCAATAACGCGCAACTACTCCCGTATTGGGAGAGTGGCTCACCCTTGAGAACCATTTTGCATAGTTGGTTGAGTCAACGACAGGTGCAAATGGTTCATGCAGGAGCCGTTGGTTTATCGACGGGGGGTGTATTGTTAGTGGGCAAAGGTGGATCAGGCAAATCTACCACAGCCCTTTGCTGCCTTGACTCCGATCTGCTTTATGCAGGAGATGATTATGTTGCCATTACCCCCCAACCTGCGCCTCAAGTCTATAGCCTTTACAACACAGGTAAGAAACGAGCCAACGATATCGATCGCCTGCCAAGCTTAAAACCCATCATTACCAATCAAGAGCGGCTAGAAACAGAAAAAGCTCTTTATTTCTTGTATGAGCATTTTCCAGAGCGGATCATTGCTGGCTTTCCGCTCAAGGCGATTCTGATCCCTCGAATCACAGGCGGATTAGATACCTCACTCACACCTGTGTCTATGGTGACAGCCCTGACCGCTCTGGTTCCTAGCACGATCAAGCAACTCCCTAACGCAGGTCAAGCCGCTTGTCATTTGATTACTCAAGTTGTTCAGATGACTCCCTGTTATTCCCTCAATTTAGGGACAGATCTGCAACAAATTCCTCGCGTTATTTTAACTCTCCTGGAAGATATCCATGGCTCTGAATCAACCGCTTGTTAGTGTGATTATTCCGGTTTATAACGGGGCTGATTTTCTAGCGGGAGCGATCGCTGAAGTTCAGGCACAAAACTACGAGCCGTTAGAAATCATTGTGGTGGATGATGGCTCAACGGATAACACACGGGCGATCGCCCAACTGTTTCAGCCTAGTGTGCGCTATTTGTATCAGGAAAACCAGGGTCCGGCAGCAGCACGTAACTACGGCATCCGGTCTGCACAAGGAACGATCTTAGGTTTTTTAGATGTGGATGATGCCTGGTCTACTGACAAATTAAGGACGCAAGTTCAATATCTGATAGATCACCCGACAGTTGAAATTGTGCAGGGATTGATTCAACAGATGGAGTTAGTTGAAGACCGTGAAACAGGAAAAACAACGTTTGTAGCTGTTCACTCACCCTACAACTACATCAATTTGGGCAGTGCCCTTTATCGAAAATCAGTCTTTGAAACCGTTGGCTTATTTGATGAAAGTATGAGATATGGCGAGGATGTAGACTGGTTTTTTCGAGCCTGGGAAAACGGTATTTCTAAAGCTCTGATCCATCAAGTTGGGCTTTTTTATCGCAAGCATCGCCACAATATGACGGAGGGAAAACGGTTAGTAGAGGTTGGATTTGTCAAAATTTTCAAGAAACATTTAGATCGTTATCGGCAAAGCGGTCGAGATGTCAATCAAACACACGCTAGAGGTCCGAGTATTTCTCAATATATTGGAATGCCTCCGAATAGTTACAGCGTTTAGATAGAAATCAGGGATCGGCTATATAGCGATCCTATTTGATTTACAAACAATTCGTGAGCCTATAAATAAATTGGTATTTCAATGAATATTGCACCTCAAGTCAGTGTAGTTATCCCGGTTAAAAATGGCGAACGCTATTTGCGAACAGCAATCGAAAGCGTTCTCAATCAGACCTACTCCGCCTCCGAAATCATTGTTGTGGACG
Above is a genomic segment from Oscillatoria sp. FACHB-1407 containing:
- a CDS encoding serine kinase, with amino-acid sequence MNTDKIPTAEVLAKANPPEFFDQIYASFQQAAVHVGETVERFYKLAGFTIRLRFAGHALVSPLTSALAHLPQSTEKPDLTICIWDSTSTQTPIPPPPWQGGQLQQRGEILGFNTDRFLTAFQWGSNALSLLDLQENLGIFWVNNAQLLPYWESGSPLRTILHSWLSQRQVQMVHAGAVGLSTGGVLLVGKGGSGKSTTALCCLDSDLLYAGDDYVAITPQPAPQVYSLYNTGKKRANDIDRLPSLKPIITNQERLETEKALYFLYEHFPERIIAGFPLKAILIPRITGGLDTSLTPVSMVTALTALVPSTIKQLPNAGQAACHLITQVVQMTPCYSLNLGTDLQQIPRVILTLLEDIHGSESTAC
- a CDS encoding glycosyltransferase family 2 protein translates to MALNQPLVSVIIPVYNGADFLAGAIAEVQAQNYEPLEIIVVDDGSTDNTRAIAQLFQPSVRYLYQENQGPAAARNYGIRSAQGTILGFLDVDDAWSTDKLRTQVQYLIDHPTVEIVQGLIQQMELVEDRETGKTTFVAVHSPYNYINLGSALYRKSVFETVGLFDESMRYGEDVDWFFRAWENGISKALIHQVGLFYRKHRHNMTEGKRLVEVGFVKIFKKHLDRYRQSGRDVNQTHARGPSISQYIGMPPNSYSV